In a single window of the Mustela nigripes isolate SB6536 chromosome 17, MUSNIG.SB6536, whole genome shotgun sequence genome:
- the POLR2I gene encoding DNA-directed RNA polymerase II subunit RPB9 produces the protein MEPDGTYEPGFVGIRFCQECNNMLYPKEDKENRILLYACRNCDYQQEADNSCIYVNKITHEVDELTQIIADVSQDPTLPRTEDHPCQKCGHKEAVFFQSHSARAEDAMRLYYVCTAPHCGHRWTE, from the exons ATGGAACCAGACGGGACCTATGAGCCGGGTTTCGTGGGTATTCGATTCTGCCAGGAATG taACAACATGCTTTATCCCAAGGAGGACAAGGAGAACCGCATTCTGCTCTACGCG TGCCGGAATTGTGATTACCAGCAGGAAGCCGACAACAGCTGCATCTACGTCAACAAGATCACGCACGAAGTGGA CGAACTGACCCAGATCATCGCTGAcgtatcccaggaccccacgttGCCGCGGACCGAGGACCACCCGTGCCAAAA GTGTGGCCACAAAGAGGCGGTGTTCTTCCAGTCACACAGTGCCCGGGCCGAG GACGCCATGCGCTTGTACTATGTGTGCACGGCCCCACACTGTGGTCACCGCTGGACCGAGTGA
- the OVOL3 gene encoding putative transcription factor ovo-like protein 3 gives MPRAFLVRSRRPQPPNWGHLPDKLRGDAYVPDCSNQRGPPADQSSGLGDSWVAPMQDSLASTPRGPGTLGCPLCPKAFPLQRMLTRHLKCHSPARRHVCRCCGKGFHDAFDLKRHMRTHTGIRPFRCGACGKAFTQRCSLEAHLAKVHGQPASYAYRERREKLHVCEDCGFTCSRPDAYLQHRALHRAA, from the exons ATGCCCCGTGCCTTCCTGGTCAGGAGTCGGCGTCCACAGCCACCCAACTGGGGCCACCTGCCTGATAAGCTCCGGGGAGATGCCTATGTCCCAG ACTGCAGCAACCAGCGGGGCCCACCAGCAGACCAGTCTTCTGGCCTCGGGGACTCTTGGGTAGCG CCCATGCAGGACAGTCTGGCCTCCACTCCCAGGGGCCCGGGGACCCTGGGCTGCCCACTCTGCCCCAAGGCCTTCCCCCTGCAGCGCATGCTGACTCGGCACCTCAAGTGCCACAGCCCTGCGCGCCGCCACGTGTGCCGCTGTTGTGGCAAGGGCTTTCATGATGCCTTCGACCTCAAGCGCCACATGAGAACGCACACCG GTATCCGGCCATTCCGCTGTGGAGCTTGTGGGAAAGCATTTACACAGCGCTGCTCCCTAGAAGCTCATCTTGCCAAGGTGCACGGGCAGCCGGCCAGCTACGCTTACCGGGAGCGCCGGGAGAAGCTGCATGTATGTGAGGATTGTGGCTTCACCTGCTCTAGGCCAGACGCGTACCTGCAGCACCGGGCCCTACATCGTGCTGCTTGA